One stretch of Eggerthella lenta DSM 2243 DNA includes these proteins:
- the recF gene encoding DNA replication/repair protein RecF (All proteins in this family for which functions are known are DNA-binding proteins that assist the filamentation of RecA onto DNA for the initiation of recombination or recombinational repair.) — MDLAIAHISFLNFRSYEAFDLDGIGPLTVLVGPNAAGKTNVVEGIGLLTAQSSFRHAPVDQLVRAGAPFARLTADVTDGSRQLELAVQMAEGKKKHLLNGKPKRTADLKGLVPSVTFTPDDLELAKGAMSVRRAALDALGSQLSANHYLIRRDYEKVLRHKNRLLKDEAPAALVGAMNETLVTCGAQLSCYRAALFEKLAASMASYYAEITDGHERLDAGFVPSWEEHDPLSFATRTFGRDEAREALADALARRGGEERVRKRALVGPHADRIEFFIDGKNAALFGSQGQQRSVVLAFKLAEATLIQDILRQKPVLLLDDVMSELDAARRRALVAFISGDIQTFITTTNLAYFDDDLLGGARIVELEKPRKTGEMPDEDRMFHVKHSPIDAQPARGEAEERDGQPSDPAEQPSARIEGDS, encoded by the coding sequence GTGGATCTGGCCATCGCCCATATCTCGTTTCTGAACTTCCGCAGCTACGAGGCGTTCGATCTCGACGGCATCGGTCCGCTCACGGTGCTCGTGGGTCCGAACGCCGCGGGGAAGACGAACGTCGTCGAGGGAATAGGCCTGCTGACGGCGCAATCGTCGTTTCGACATGCGCCCGTCGACCAATTGGTGCGCGCCGGGGCTCCCTTCGCGCGCTTGACGGCCGACGTCACCGACGGCAGCCGTCAGCTTGAGCTGGCGGTACAGATGGCCGAGGGCAAGAAGAAGCACCTGCTGAACGGGAAGCCCAAGCGCACAGCCGACCTGAAGGGCCTCGTACCGTCCGTGACGTTCACGCCCGACGACCTGGAGCTGGCGAAAGGGGCCATGTCGGTGCGCCGCGCCGCGCTGGACGCGCTGGGCTCGCAGCTGTCGGCCAACCACTACCTCATCCGGCGCGATTACGAGAAGGTGCTGCGCCACAAGAACCGCCTGCTGAAGGACGAGGCGCCGGCTGCGCTGGTGGGGGCGATGAACGAGACGCTGGTCACGTGCGGCGCGCAGCTTTCGTGCTACCGCGCCGCGCTGTTCGAGAAGCTGGCGGCTTCGATGGCGTCGTACTACGCTGAGATCACCGACGGGCATGAGCGGCTGGACGCGGGCTTCGTCCCTTCGTGGGAAGAGCACGATCCCCTTTCGTTCGCCACGCGCACGTTCGGGCGCGACGAGGCGCGCGAGGCGCTGGCGGATGCGCTTGCGCGCCGCGGCGGCGAGGAGCGCGTGCGAAAGCGGGCGCTCGTGGGCCCGCATGCCGACCGCATCGAGTTCTTCATCGACGGCAAGAACGCCGCCCTGTTCGGCAGCCAGGGGCAGCAGCGTTCGGTGGTGCTGGCGTTCAAGCTGGCCGAGGCCACGCTGATCCAGGACATTTTGCGCCAAAAGCCGGTGCTGCTGCTGGACGACGTGATGAGCGAGCTGGACGCCGCGCGCCGCCGCGCGCTGGTGGCGTTCATCTCGGGCGACATCCAGACGTTCATCACCACGACGAACCTCGCCTACTTCGACGACGACCTGCTGGGCGGCGCTCGCATCGTAGAGCTGGAGAAACCGCGCAAAACCGGCGAAATGCCTGACGAGGATCGAATGTTTCACGTGAAACATTCGCCGATCGACGCGCAACCGGCGCGCGGGGAGGCCGAAGAGCGCGACGGGCAGCCGTCCGATCCGGCCGAACAACCTTCGGCGCGAATCGAGGGGGACTCATGA
- a CDS encoding IS256-like element ISEle1 family transposase gives MKKILCPACGGDTKRNGKTSSGATRWRCKACGASTTQRYDNEPKLLELFLRWLLSKKTQGEFGMPGRTFRHLTNKFWDLWPVAPVCDEVHHVVEVDGLWLGRDVVIMIACTEKHVIGWHLARSENAQAWAALMARIAPPDVVITDGGKGFEKARRAVWPNTRVQRCVFHAFCQVKRQTTTRPRLQAGVELYGIAKKLMRIGSLNEAAEWLAGFSNWCTAWEGFLKEKEVVDGRIRYKHERLRTARGGLLKLCRAGTLFTYLDEGLLEGGPVPATTNRIEGGVNAQIRHMLREHRGLRLTRRVKAAFWWCYMDLEARASPKEILKEMPTDVLIAEFYRAAAEASEKDEAVGRWGTAVQWNDLHASGPYRMDYD, from the coding sequence ATGAAGAAGATACTGTGCCCTGCGTGCGGGGGCGACACGAAACGCAACGGGAAGACCTCGTCGGGGGCGACTCGTTGGCGCTGCAAGGCATGCGGCGCATCCACCACGCAACGTTACGACAACGAGCCTAAACTGCTAGAGCTGTTCCTGAGGTGGCTGCTCTCGAAAAAGACCCAAGGCGAGTTCGGCATGCCCGGACGCACCTTCCGGCATCTCACGAATAAGTTCTGGGACCTGTGGCCCGTGGCTCCTGTCTGTGACGAGGTCCACCACGTGGTGGAGGTGGATGGCCTTTGGCTGGGGCGCGACGTCGTGATTATGATCGCCTGCACCGAGAAGCACGTGATCGGCTGGCATCTAGCGAGAAGCGAGAACGCGCAGGCGTGGGCGGCGCTCATGGCGCGCATAGCCCCTCCCGACGTCGTGATTACCGATGGCGGAAAGGGGTTCGAGAAGGCGAGACGCGCCGTGTGGCCGAACACACGCGTGCAGCGCTGCGTCTTCCATGCGTTCTGTCAGGTGAAGCGCCAGACCACGACCAGGCCGCGGCTCCAGGCGGGCGTTGAGCTCTATGGCATCGCCAAGAAGCTCATGCGCATAGGTAGCCTCAACGAAGCTGCGGAGTGGCTTGCGGGCTTCTCTAATTGGTGCACGGCATGGGAAGGATTCCTAAAGGAAAAAGAGGTGGTTGACGGGCGGATCCGCTACAAGCACGAGAGGCTGCGCACTGCGCGCGGCGGGCTTCTGAAGCTTTGTAGGGCCGGTACCCTATTCACCTATCTCGACGAAGGCTTGCTCGAGGGAGGACCTGTTCCGGCGACTACGAACAGGATCGAAGGCGGCGTGAACGCCCAGATCCGCCACATGCTGCGAGAGCATCGGGGATTGAGGCTGACGAGGCGCGTCAAGGCGGCGTTCTGGTGGTGCTATATGGACCTTGAAGCCCGTGCAAGCCCGAAAGAGATCCTGAAGGAAATGCCGACGGACGTCCTGATTGCTGAGTTTTATCGAGCAGCTGCCGAAGCTAGCGAAAAAGATGAAGCGGTGGGGCGCTGGGGCACTGCTGTGCAATGGAATGACCTGCATGCAAGCGGCCCTTATCGCATGGATTACGATTAG
- the gyrB gene encoding DNA topoisomerase (ATP-hydrolyzing) subunit B, translating into MSVANKPDHYDGSDIQVLEGLEAVRKRPGMYIGSTGPRGLHHLVYEVVDNAVDEALAGYCDEIKVWIHQDNSISVDDNGRGIPIDKHPKEKIPTVEVVLTILHAGGKFGGEGYKVSGGLHGVGVSVVNALSSRVEVQVRKEGKEYFIGFDHGKTSEKLREVGPTKRGNGTTVSFWPDPEIFTETTVYDFDTLANRFREMAFLNKGLKIVLYDERVTDADGKPRTEVFQYAGGIVDFVKFLNEGKETLNKPIYFEAENDDGTVEVAMQWSTSYSTNSVMAFANNINTHEGGTHLDGFKQAVTRTINEYARSKGILKEKDSNLSGDDTREGCAAIVSVKLHDPQFEGQTKTKLGNTEIRPLVQNAVTQGLAEYLEENPTPAKRIIGKATQALKAREAARKAREMTRRKGVLDSFALPGKLADCSSKTPENSELFIVEGDSAGGSAKQARDRKTQAILPLRGKILNVERAGLHRSLSSDTISSLITAIGTNIGDDFDADQSRYHRIIIMTDADVDGAHIRILLLTFFYRYMPELINRGYIYIAQPPIFGLKKKNSRSPKIERYIYDESSLGSVLAEYDDPNKFDVQRYKGLGEMDPDQLWETTMEPATRTLLQVSIDDAAEAERVVSDLMGDQVEPRKEFIQKHARDVRFLDI; encoded by the coding sequence ATGTCAGTGGCAAACAAACCTGACCATTACGACGGTTCTGACATTCAGGTCCTCGAGGGCCTGGAGGCGGTCCGCAAGCGTCCGGGCATGTACATCGGCTCGACGGGTCCTCGCGGCCTGCACCACCTGGTGTACGAGGTCGTCGACAACGCCGTCGACGAAGCGCTCGCCGGATACTGCGACGAGATCAAGGTGTGGATCCATCAGGACAACTCGATCTCGGTCGACGACAACGGGCGCGGTATCCCGATCGACAAGCACCCGAAAGAGAAGATCCCCACCGTCGAGGTGGTGCTCACCATCCTGCACGCAGGCGGCAAGTTCGGCGGCGAGGGCTACAAGGTGTCCGGCGGCCTGCACGGCGTGGGCGTCTCCGTCGTGAACGCGCTGTCTTCCCGCGTGGAAGTGCAGGTGCGCAAGGAGGGCAAGGAGTACTTCATCGGCTTCGACCACGGCAAGACGTCCGAGAAGCTGCGCGAAGTTGGCCCCACGAAGCGCGGCAACGGCACGACCGTGTCGTTCTGGCCCGACCCGGAGATCTTCACCGAGACCACCGTGTACGATTTCGACACTCTGGCGAACCGCTTCCGCGAGATGGCGTTCCTCAACAAGGGCCTCAAGATCGTGCTGTACGACGAGCGCGTCACCGATGCCGACGGCAAGCCGCGCACCGAGGTGTTCCAGTACGCCGGCGGCATCGTCGACTTCGTGAAGTTCCTGAACGAGGGCAAGGAAACGCTGAACAAGCCCATCTACTTCGAGGCCGAGAACGACGACGGCACCGTTGAAGTGGCCATGCAGTGGTCCACCTCGTACTCCACGAACTCCGTCATGGCGTTCGCGAACAACATCAACACGCACGAAGGCGGCACGCACCTCGACGGCTTCAAGCAGGCCGTCACGCGCACCATCAACGAGTACGCCCGCTCGAAGGGCATCCTCAAAGAGAAGGATTCCAACCTCTCCGGCGACGACACGCGCGAGGGCTGCGCGGCCATCGTGTCCGTGAAGCTGCACGACCCGCAGTTCGAGGGCCAGACGAAGACGAAGCTGGGCAACACCGAGATCCGTCCGCTGGTGCAGAACGCCGTGACCCAGGGCCTGGCCGAGTACCTCGAGGAGAATCCGACCCCGGCCAAGCGCATCATCGGCAAGGCCACCCAGGCGCTCAAGGCTCGCGAAGCCGCCCGCAAGGCGCGCGAGATGACGCGCCGCAAGGGCGTGCTGGACTCGTTCGCGCTGCCGGGCAAGCTGGCCGACTGCTCGTCCAAGACCCCGGAGAACTCCGAACTGTTCATCGTAGAGGGCGATTCCGCAGGCGGCTCGGCCAAGCAGGCCCGCGACCGCAAGACGCAGGCTATCCTGCCCTTGCGCGGCAAGATCCTCAACGTTGAGCGCGCGGGCTTGCACCGCTCGCTTTCCAGCGACACCATCAGCTCGCTGATCACGGCTATCGGCACGAACATCGGCGACGACTTCGACGCCGACCAGTCGCGCTACCACCGTATCATCATCATGACCGATGCCGACGTCGACGGCGCGCATATCCGCATCCTGCTGTTGACGTTCTTCTACCGCTACATGCCGGAGCTCATCAACCGCGGCTACATCTACATCGCACAGCCGCCCATCTTCGGCCTCAAGAAGAAGAACTCGCGCTCGCCGAAGATCGAGCGCTACATCTACGACGAGAGCTCGCTGGGCTCGGTGCTGGCCGAGTACGACGATCCGAACAAGTTCGACGTGCAGCGCTACAAGGGCCTGGGCGAGATGGACCCGGATCAGCTGTGGGAGACCACGATGGAGCCGGCTACCCGCACGCTTCTGCAGGTGAGCATCGACGACGCCGCCGAGGCCGAGCGCGTGGTGAGCGACCTCATGGGAGACCAGGTGGAGCCGCGCAAGGAGTTCATCCAGAAGCACGCGCGCGACGTCCGATTCCTGGACATCTAG
- a CDS encoding bifunctional nuclease family protein — translation MIPVTVQTLIVSAAPSPSIIVLQPVEEIVQEGKSRIIPIWVGVNEATQMGIALEKARFSRPMTHDLFLDALTNLDAQIDHVVINDVQGATFFARLTLRQHDRLIDLDARPSDALALAVRQKAPIYIEEDVLERASFPYVLRRTEPEASEAELSEFKKFLEGLAPEDFEG, via the coding sequence ATGATTCCCGTTACCGTTCAAACGCTGATCGTCTCGGCGGCGCCGTCGCCGTCCATCATCGTGCTGCAACCGGTAGAGGAGATCGTCCAAGAAGGAAAGTCGCGCATCATCCCCATCTGGGTGGGCGTGAACGAAGCGACGCAAATGGGCATCGCGCTGGAAAAAGCGCGGTTCTCGCGGCCGATGACGCACGACCTGTTCCTCGACGCGCTGACGAACCTCGACGCGCAGATCGACCACGTGGTCATCAACGACGTGCAGGGTGCGACGTTCTTCGCGCGGCTCACGCTGCGCCAGCACGACCGCCTCATCGACCTCGACGCGCGCCCGAGCGACGCGTTGGCGCTGGCCGTGCGGCAGAAAGCTCCCATCTATATCGAGGAGGATGTGCTGGAGCGTGCTTCGTTCCCCTATGTGCTGAGGCGGACGGAACCGGAAGCGAGCGAAGCCGAACTGTCCGAGTTCAAAAAGTTTCTCGAAGGTCTCGCCCCGGAAGATTTCGAGGGCTGA
- the dnaN gene encoding DNA polymerase III subunit beta, with protein sequence MKFSINQSELQNALSVVLKGIATRSTLPILSGIYLDAHDDTLTLQATDLELSIQYSVAALIEETGKAVVPGKLFSEIVKNLPDAAVHVAAEDDSAVITCDTASFSIKTLDAEDFPGFPHVDVQQEVSIPFTQFASMVKRVARVVSKDESRAILTGVLITLEDTTLKMVATDSYRLAITEAELPESSAEEFQAVIAGSFLQEISSLPRSEDDLKLALAENQIVVTYHDTVFINRRLEGNFPNYRQLLPDSYATRVSMDVGHLVAGVKRTSLLGQTSSPVRFAINMASQTVQLSAVAQDVGSAQETLSCEGEGEDVEIAFNYAYVLDGLSSVSTDNVFLEVQSSMKPGIFKADEGENFLYLVMPVRIA encoded by the coding sequence TTGAAATTCAGCATCAACCAATCGGAATTGCAGAACGCGTTGTCCGTGGTGCTCAAGGGCATCGCAACCCGATCGACGCTTCCCATTCTGTCGGGCATCTACCTCGACGCGCACGACGACACCCTTACGCTTCAAGCGACCGACCTCGAGCTGTCCATCCAGTACTCGGTTGCGGCGCTCATCGAGGAGACGGGCAAGGCCGTGGTTCCCGGCAAGCTGTTCTCCGAGATCGTGAAGAACCTGCCCGACGCAGCCGTGCACGTGGCAGCCGAGGACGACTCGGCGGTCATCACGTGCGACACGGCGTCGTTCTCCATCAAGACGCTCGACGCGGAGGACTTCCCCGGATTCCCTCACGTGGACGTGCAGCAGGAGGTGTCCATCCCCTTCACGCAGTTCGCTTCCATGGTGAAGCGCGTGGCGCGCGTGGTGTCGAAGGACGAGAGCCGCGCCATACTCACGGGCGTGCTGATCACGCTCGAGGACACCACGCTCAAGATGGTGGCCACCGACTCGTATCGCCTCGCCATCACCGAGGCCGAGCTTCCCGAATCCAGCGCCGAGGAGTTCCAGGCGGTCATCGCGGGATCGTTCTTGCAGGAGATATCTTCGCTGCCGCGCTCGGAGGACGACCTCAAGCTGGCGCTGGCTGAGAACCAGATCGTCGTCACGTACCATGACACCGTATTCATCAACCGCCGCCTGGAAGGCAACTTCCCGAACTACCGCCAGCTGCTGCCCGATTCCTACGCCACGCGCGTGAGCATGGACGTGGGGCACCTCGTGGCCGGCGTGAAGCGCACGTCGCTGCTGGGGCAGACCAGCTCGCCGGTGCGCTTCGCCATCAACATGGCGTCGCAGACCGTGCAGCTGTCCGCCGTGGCGCAGGACGTGGGCTCGGCCCAGGAGACGCTGTCGTGCGAGGGCGAAGGCGAGGACGTGGAGATCGCTTTCAACTACGCCTACGTGTTGGACGGGCTGTCCTCGGTGAGCACCGACAACGTGTTCCTCGAAGTGCAGTCGTCCATGAAGCCCGGCATCTTCAAAGCTGACGAGGGCGAGAACTTCCTGTACCTCGTCATGCCCGTGCGCATCGCGTAA
- a CDS encoding MATE family efflux transporter: MYRAAAAQAARLSSKARGAAKRAQTTRRERALRSPAEKTTAGDVFVLSVPLFVELFMQIMIGNINQFMLAPLGTEPAAAVGNALQILNIVTIALSAMGTASTVLVTRVLGKSSATSKVSEIATVALVVNVALAAAMTAVLFLFWPQFFSWLHIDGSITGMASSFLLIVGSTTVVQGAFFAFTALLRSYARGADVMRASLAMNAVNIAASAVLIGGVAFVPAFGVEGAAVANVVARVAGLAVACRLVLRHTDVRMRLAYLRPFPWKTLRRMLGVGIPSSGEQMNYDLAQIVILSFINVLGTTVVTVKVYCSMIAGIAYLYSIALSQATQIVLGYLFGAGKFDAVARRVWVADLIAVALTTCVSTLIWINADAVFGLFTADPMVHELGRQVLLVEIFLGIGRALNIVMVKALIAVGDVKTPVTVNVISSWIFAVAGGYALGIGLGWGIVGMWVAMCVDEWLRAGFLLVTFARGGWRRRAQERRPEPRLETPPDAVETPAVSYAKPSMFVLKKPSATGRPKEPGAVSLSAIMGLALADDGGLTHGIVQAVIDALTALW, from the coding sequence ATGTATCGAGCAGCTGCCGCGCAAGCGGCGCGCCTGTCGTCGAAAGCGCGCGGAGCCGCGAAGCGCGCGCAAACGACGCGCCGCGAACGCGCCCTGCGTTCTCCGGCGGAGAAAACCACAGCCGGCGACGTGTTCGTGCTTTCCGTCCCGCTGTTCGTGGAACTGTTCATGCAAATTATGATCGGGAACATCAACCAATTTATGCTGGCGCCGCTGGGAACCGAGCCGGCCGCCGCGGTGGGAAACGCGCTGCAGATCCTCAACATCGTGACCATCGCGCTGTCGGCCATGGGCACGGCTTCCACCGTGCTCGTGACCCGCGTGCTGGGGAAATCGTCGGCGACCAGCAAGGTGTCGGAGATCGCCACTGTGGCCCTCGTGGTGAACGTAGCGCTCGCGGCGGCCATGACCGCGGTGCTGTTCCTCTTTTGGCCGCAGTTCTTCTCCTGGCTGCACATCGACGGGTCCATCACGGGAATGGCGTCGTCGTTCCTGCTGATCGTCGGCTCCACCACGGTGGTGCAAGGCGCGTTCTTCGCGTTCACGGCTTTGCTGCGCAGCTACGCGCGCGGCGCCGACGTGATGCGCGCCAGCCTGGCGATGAACGCGGTGAACATCGCAGCCAGCGCCGTGCTCATCGGCGGCGTCGCGTTCGTCCCGGCGTTCGGGGTGGAAGGCGCGGCGGTAGCGAACGTGGTGGCGCGCGTCGCAGGCCTCGCGGTGGCATGCCGCCTCGTGCTGCGCCATACCGATGTGCGCATGCGCCTGGCGTACCTGCGCCCGTTCCCCTGGAAGACGCTTCGGCGCATGCTGGGCGTGGGCATCCCCTCGTCGGGCGAGCAGATGAACTACGACCTCGCACAGATCGTCATCCTGTCGTTCATCAACGTGCTGGGCACCACGGTGGTCACCGTGAAGGTGTACTGCTCGATGATCGCGGGCATCGCCTACCTGTATTCCATCGCGTTGTCGCAGGCGACGCAGATCGTGCTGGGGTATCTGTTCGGCGCGGGCAAGTTCGATGCGGTCGCGCGGCGCGTGTGGGTGGCCGATCTCATCGCCGTGGCGCTGACCACCTGCGTGTCCACGCTCATCTGGATCAACGCCGACGCGGTGTTCGGCCTGTTCACCGCCGATCCGATGGTGCACGAGCTGGGTCGCCAGGTGCTGCTTGTGGAGATATTCCTGGGTATCGGGCGTGCGCTCAACATCGTGATGGTAAAGGCGCTCATCGCGGTGGGCGACGTGAAGACCCCGGTGACGGTGAACGTCATCTCGTCGTGGATATTCGCGGTGGCAGGCGGCTATGCGCTGGGAATCGGCTTAGGCTGGGGCATCGTGGGCATGTGGGTGGCCATGTGCGTGGACGAGTGGCTGCGCGCCGGGTTCCTGCTGGTAACGTTCGCACGCGGAGGATGGCGGCGGCGCGCTCAGGAGCGGCGGCCCGAGCCTCGGCTCGAAACGCCTCCGGATGCCGTGGAGACTCCGGCCGTGTCGTACGCGAAGCCGTCGATGTTCGTGTTGAAGAAGCCCAGCGCAACGGGCCGTCCGAAAGAACCGGGCGCCGTCAGCCTGTCGGCGATTATGGGGCTGGCGCTGGCCGACGACGGGGGCTTGACGCATGGGATCGTTCAGGCCGTCATCGATGCCTTGACGGCACTGTGGTAG
- the gyrA gene encoding DNA gyrase subunit A: protein MADNNDSFDEFLNRAEEDYDAGDIEAAEAGDEDDVLNDVEGGEDESRPGAFVSEENKARSLIDMSSIANPHGSIVEGANGGEGTIVRSAYLGKEMQTSFLEYAMSVIVSRALPDVRDGLKPVHRRILYAMNESGYTPNRPHMKSARTVGDVIGKYHPHGDSAVYDTMVRLAQPFSMRVPLVDGHGNFGSIDGDGAAAMRYTESRLDKVAMELLRDLDKETVDFQPNYDESLEEPTVLPARFPNLLVNGSQGIAVGMATNIPPHNLGETIDATCLMLDNPDVTTEELMKALPGPDFPTGGIIMGKKGIRDAYETGRGSLTVRAKCKVEEGKNGRSSIVVTEIPYQVNRQRLLEKLGELVREKKLPEISNIHDGADRHGIDIIIDLKKDAIPQVVLNKLYKHTQLQVGFGVIMLSLVDGAPRVLSLKEMLHYYIAHQEEVIVRRTRYELAKAEERAHILEGLIIALDNIDEVIHIIRSSQTDKEAAERMTERFGLTDKQTAAILEMRLRRLTGLEHQKIEDELKELLEKIAYFKRVLSDDQLVHDIIKEELSEVKKKFGSPRRTLLSEAAKDLDVEDLIAEESMVVTMTKAGYVKRLPVATYRQQKRGGKGMSGVNLKDNDYVEHLFVASTHSYMLFFSTKGKVYRLKVYELPEASRHARGTAIVNLLPLEKGETISAVIATKDFPSDEYLMFATEHGMVKKTSMDLYDRTRRDGLIAISLKDNDRLISVKRVAPGEKVLMVSSAGKAIMWDEGEVRAMGRDTMGVRGMNVPPIAKVLGMEIAQPDTDLFVITEKGYGKRTPIAEYPEHHRGGQGVFTITMTEKKGLLAVMKIVAEDDEIMIMSEEGVCVRTPVSGISELGRSTQGVCVMKTADKDRVTAVAISSRGKKKKASGAQVEGEELDENAIDELEDGAEGTAEIESVEEAENAEGDEE from the coding sequence ATGGCAGACAACAACGATTCTTTCGACGAGTTCTTGAATCGCGCCGAAGAGGATTACGACGCGGGCGACATCGAAGCGGCCGAGGCCGGCGACGAAGACGACGTGCTGAACGACGTCGAGGGCGGTGAGGACGAGTCGCGCCCCGGCGCGTTCGTGTCCGAGGAGAACAAGGCGCGCTCGCTGATCGACATGTCGTCGATCGCGAACCCGCACGGCTCCATCGTCGAAGGCGCCAACGGCGGCGAGGGCACCATCGTGCGCTCCGCCTACCTCGGCAAGGAGATGCAGACGTCGTTCCTGGAATACGCCATGAGCGTCATCGTCTCGCGCGCCCTGCCGGACGTGCGCGACGGCTTGAAGCCGGTTCACCGCCGCATCCTGTACGCCATGAACGAGTCCGGCTACACGCCGAACCGCCCGCACATGAAATCGGCCCGTACGGTCGGCGACGTCATCGGCAAGTACCACCCGCACGGCGACTCCGCCGTGTACGACACGATGGTGCGCTTGGCCCAGCCGTTCTCGATGCGCGTGCCGCTGGTGGACGGCCACGGCAACTTCGGCTCCATCGACGGCGACGGCGCGGCGGCCATGCGTTACACCGAGTCCCGTCTGGACAAGGTGGCCATGGAGCTGCTGCGCGACCTGGACAAGGAAACGGTCGACTTCCAGCCCAACTACGACGAGAGCCTCGAAGAGCCCACGGTTCTTCCCGCGCGCTTCCCCAACCTGCTGGTGAACGGCTCGCAGGGCATCGCCGTGGGCATGGCCACGAACATCCCGCCGCACAACCTGGGCGAGACCATCGACGCCACGTGCCTCATGCTGGACAACCCCGACGTCACCACCGAAGAGCTGATGAAGGCGCTGCCCGGCCCGGACTTCCCCACTGGCGGCATAATCATGGGCAAGAAGGGCATCCGCGACGCGTACGAGACGGGCCGCGGCTCGCTGACCGTGCGCGCGAAGTGCAAGGTGGAAGAGGGCAAGAACGGCCGCAGCTCCATCGTGGTCACCGAGATCCCCTACCAGGTGAACCGCCAGCGCCTGCTGGAAAAGCTGGGCGAGCTGGTGCGCGAGAAGAAGCTGCCCGAGATCAGCAACATCCACGACGGCGCCGACCGCCACGGCATCGACATCATCATCGACCTCAAGAAGGACGCCATCCCGCAGGTGGTGCTGAACAAGCTGTACAAGCACACGCAGCTGCAGGTGGGCTTCGGCGTGATCATGCTGTCGCTGGTGGACGGCGCGCCGCGCGTGCTTTCGCTGAAGGAGATGCTGCACTACTACATCGCGCACCAGGAAGAGGTCATCGTCCGCCGTACGCGCTACGAGCTGGCGAAGGCCGAGGAGCGCGCGCACATCCTCGAAGGCTTGATCATCGCGCTGGACAACATCGACGAGGTCATCCACATCATCCGCTCGTCGCAGACCGACAAGGAAGCGGCCGAGCGCATGACCGAGCGCTTCGGCCTGACCGACAAGCAGACCGCCGCCATCCTCGAAATGCGCCTGCGCCGCCTGACCGGCTTGGAGCATCAGAAGATCGAGGACGAGTTGAAGGAGCTGCTGGAGAAGATCGCGTACTTCAAGCGCGTCCTGTCCGACGACCAGCTGGTGCACGACATCATCAAAGAGGAGCTGTCCGAGGTCAAGAAGAAGTTCGGCAGCCCCCGCCGCACGCTCTTGTCCGAGGCGGCCAAGGATCTCGATGTCGAGGATCTCATCGCCGAGGAGAGCATGGTCGTCACGATGACGAAGGCCGGCTACGTGAAGCGCCTGCCCGTGGCCACCTACCGCCAGCAGAAGCGCGGCGGCAAGGGCATGTCGGGCGTGAACCTCAAGGACAACGACTACGTCGAGCACCTGTTCGTGGCGTCGACGCACTCCTACATGCTGTTCTTCTCCACGAAGGGCAAGGTGTACCGCCTGAAGGTGTACGAGCTGCCCGAGGCGTCGCGCCATGCGCGCGGCACGGCCATCGTGAACCTGCTGCCGCTTGAGAAGGGCGAGACCATCTCGGCCGTCATCGCGACGAAGGACTTCCCGTCCGACGAGTACCTCATGTTCGCCACCGAGCACGGCATGGTGAAGAAGACGTCGATGGACCTGTACGACCGCACGCGCCGCGACGGCCTGATCGCCATCAGCCTGAAGGACAACGACCGCCTCATTTCGGTGAAGCGCGTGGCTCCGGGCGAGAAGGTGCTCATGGTGTCCAGCGCAGGCAAGGCCATCATGTGGGACGAGGGCGAAGTACGTGCCATGGGCCGCGACACCATGGGCGTGCGCGGCATGAACGTGCCGCCCATCGCCAAGGTGCTGGGCATGGAGATCGCGCAGCCCGATACCGACCTGTTCGTCATCACCGAGAAGGGCTACGGCAAGCGCACCCCCATCGCCGAGTACCCCGAGCACCATCGCGGCGGCCAGGGCGTGTTCACCATCACGATGACCGAGAAGAAGGGCCTGCTGGCCGTCATGAAGATCGTCGCCGAAGACGACGAGATCATGATTATGTCCGAGGAAGGCGTGTGCGTGCGCACCCCGGTGTCGGGCATCTCCGAGCTCGGCCGTTCCACGCAGGGCGTGTGCGTGATGAAGACGGCCGACAAGGACCGCGTGACCGCAGTGGCCATCTCCAGCCGAGGCAAGAAGAAGAAAGCCTCCGGCGCGCAGGTGGAAGGCGAGGAGCTGGACGAGAACGCCATCGATGAGCTTGAAGACGGCGCCGAAGGCACCGCCGAGATCGAGAGCGTCGAAGAAGCAGAGAACGCGGAAGGCGACGAAGAGTAG